A window of Streptomyces sp. NBC_01689 genomic DNA:
TCTCCCGGCCCGCGAACACGAGACACACGCACCAAGTAGGTCACCCCCGCACTCGCCGCGGCCGTCACCGACGGATCCGGGAACAGGCCGCCCAGCCTGGGGAAGCGCCGCTCGGAGGTCCAGAGCTGGTGCTACCGTCCGATCATGCTTCGGGCGGAGGGTTGATGGAGAGCATCACAAAGAACCGGCAGACCGCTGCGGCCCTTCGCACCATGGTCACCCGCGCCTACGGTCCCCACGAGGTGTGCGACGCGGACGAGGACTGGTTCAGCGAACTGAGTCACGGCTGGTTCAACGTGGCCTACCGGATCCGGCTGCGCTCCGGCACAGACGTCGTTTTGAAAATCGCGCCGCCGCCGGACGTCGAAGTCATGACCTACGAACGTGGCGCCATGGCCACCGAGCTGCAGGCACTGCGGCTGATCCGGGAGCACACCGAAGTCCCGGTGCCCACTGTGCACTTCACCGACCGGACCCACGAGGTCTGCGACGCCGACTACTTCTTCATGTCGTACGTCGACGCGGACAACCTCAACGTCATCAGCGACACCCTGGCCAAGACGGAACTCGACGCCTACGACGAGGCGCTCGGCGCGATCACGCGGCAGCTCAACGCCATCCCCGGCACCGCCTTCGGCCCGCTGGCCGGACCAGGCGAGAACACGTGGCGTGCGGCCTTCCTGCGGATGGTCGAGGAACTGCTGGACGACGGCGAGCGACGGGCCGTCGTCCTCCCCCACGGCTACCACGCCGTCCGCCACGCCGTCTCAGCACACGCCGATGCACTGGACGAGGTGACCGAGTCCCGGTTCGTCGAGTGGGATCTGTGGCCAGGCAACTGCATGGTGCGCGACGG
This region includes:
- a CDS encoding phosphotransferase family protein produces the protein MESITKNRQTAAALRTMVTRAYGPHEVCDADEDWFSELSHGWFNVAYRIRLRSGTDVVLKIAPPPDVEVMTYERGAMATELQALRLIREHTEVPVPTVHFTDRTHEVCDADYFFMSYVDADNLNVISDTLAKTELDAYDEALGAITRQLNAIPGTAFGPLAGPGENTWRAAFLRMVEELLDDGERRAVVLPHGYHAVRHAVSAHADALDEVTESRFVEWDLWPGNCMVRDGRIVAILDHERAFYGDPLMEFGFAGSEPGAFGDSTAFLRGYGHQPLTHTQLTRRRLYNLHLALIQIIETEYRAHTGTEQYDWACKRLREAMSLLATPAR